The DNA region TAGCTTTTTGTTTTCTTTCTCATAGCTCGTAACTCAAAGCTCGTAGCTTTTTTTAATATTTCATTTCATCAACATCTTCAACATTAATCGTTGTAAATCTTCTATAAATATTGATTATTATGGCAATGGCAACAGCCGACTCGGCGGCGGCAACTGCAATTACGAACAATGTAAAAAAATGACCATGCAAATTATTCGGATATAAATATTTGTTGAATGCAACAAAGTTTATGTTCACTGAATTTAAAATCAATTCAACTGACATTAATATTGTAATCAGATTTCTTCTTGTTAAAAATCCATACACACCAATAAAGAACATTATTGTAGCGAGGATTATGAAATATTGTAATGGGATTCCGGTGTTTAACATAAGTTTTAAATTTAAGCTACGAGCCGCGAGCTTTGAGCTACGAGTTTCGAGCATTTTTAATATTAATTCATTTTGCTATCTTATTTTTTTAATAAAACTC from Bacteroidales bacterium includes:
- the nuoK gene encoding NADH-quinone oxidoreductase subunit NuoK yields the protein MLNTGIPLQYFIILATIMFFIGVYGFLTRRNLITILMSVELILNSVNINFVAFNKYLYPNNLHGHFFTLFVIAVAAAESAVAIAIIINIYRRFTTINVEDVDEMKY